Genomic segment of Labrus mixtus chromosome 1, fLabMix1.1, whole genome shotgun sequence:
aaatgtatgcattaCATACAAGTACTAAAAATATTGATAATCAAAATTAAAACTGGATTGACCCAGTAAATCATAGATACAATCATATGATCTTAGCAAAAGCATTGCATTGAAATATAGAAAAGGTAAGGAAAACTGGAAAAAATCAAAAGTGAGCAGAAGTTATGCGATAAGGCTAGCCACCATTATTACTCTAATGTAGGAGGTAACTAATACTGGGAGTATACTCACTGTAGTTGATGTCTTCTTCATCGTAGATATCCACCTCCATCAGTCTGATCAGCATCCGAGACAAAGTACCTAAGAAGTGCAGGTACGCTCCTGTCTTACCCACCTGACCCACGGAAAATACAAAAGCAGCTACATGAAAATGAACAGCAAAGAATGAGCTTTAGTTtgaacaaaggaaagaaaataggTCAGCAGGTACCTGTGGAGGTCCACTGAGCAGCAGTCTGCGAGGGTGAAAGTTGTCACTTCGTCCTTCAGTGCGGTTGCTGCAGTCCATGTGGTAGGAGCGAGGCACGGTCCACTGGCGATAGTACAGTGACTGCTCTGTGCACGTCATCATCTTACTCAGCAATGGCCTGCACACAGAAGAAAAGTGAACAGCTGGATTTCTCCAAGTGAGACCTGTAACATTCACATACAAACCTTTATATAACTATGCGTTCTACACATTTGTAACATATCTTTAAAACAAGATTCAAAACTCATTTTGACAATGAAGGAGTAATGAAGTCAtttcctataaaaaaaaagtaactaaatAAGCCAATGAAACATTGTTTATCTAGAGATATATCACAATGTTGGACTGCCTTATTTGCCTTAAACGTAGATGAAGGAGGCCATCAGACCGTCATGTTTGTAGACATATTAGTTTGTATTAGAATGATCAAAAAGGGCAGATCTACCTTTACTGATTATACTTACCATTCTTTTTCAAGTTCTGGTAACTCTGCATAGCACCAGCAGTTCATCAAAGTTCATAACAGTGATAACGTCCCACAGGTAGAGTAGTGCTTGGTTTATGATTACTCAGCTTTTGTATCAGTACCATCAGTTTTAAAGTAGtggtgtgtaaaaaaaaagtcacagtcATATTTTACCTAAAGCTGCTGGCCCATGCGACGGACATGTGTGGCAGGAATGTAGTACATCGTGGAAGCCCGCTGCTGTCGCTAGCTGTGATGATATCGTAGAGGGCACGAGGGAGGAGCACAGAGGGCGGTCGACTCACTCCTCGAGCCCAGGAGCAGCtcagatgaggagaggaggctcGGGGGGACAAGGAGCCAGAGGAGGTGGACTTGGAGTGTTGGCGGCGAGACTGTGCAGGGGGAAGTATTTGTGGTTGAGTATGAGGTACTTGCATGTTGGAGAGGGACTGGTGCTGGGAAGATGTTTGATTGTAATGTTGGGAATTTGGTTGAGCTAGTGACTGATTTTGACCCTGAAATTGGGGCTGGGAGTGACCCTGCACTTGAGGGAGGGTTTGGTGGTGTAGCGCAGGTTGAGGACACAGAAGAGACTGAGACAGGGGCTGGGGTTGATTTTGAGTCTGTGATGGTGAGGGAGACTTTATGGTATCAGGGGTCCTTTTCTGAACATTTGGAGAGGTGGTGCTTTGTGCAGGGAAGGGATCTGAACCTCCACTGTCTGGGCCTGACCGAAGTTGCTGACTGGATGACAGAGGGGAGTCCCCTAGATAaggcaggaggaaaaaaaacaacaacaaaaaaaccagTTAATTAGGTACCAAATTAGTTGAGATATCAATCTAAATTGCAATActaaatattacattacatttcacAAGCacataaaaaagttaaattgcaTATATCTTCACCATTCtcttgtccctcctcctcctcattgtcAGTACTGCTGAGTTTCTCTGCATCACTCTCCAGCTGGTCACTTCCTGGTCCTGGGTTGTGTGGAGGTCGGGACTCTGCCTTCACTAGATAAGCAGCCAGTCCTAGCTCTTGTTCAAGTGTGGTCCTCTGGAGGTAGGAGCAGCTTATCACTCTGAGATCACAGTACTTCAGTGATCTGTAAACACAATGGATTCACTGTCAACATTTAAGATAACATGCATTTTAGTTTGAGCTGCTTcttaagaaaaaataatgttacTCTTTTGAATTCACTGTTGCTACACAGCAAACCTGTTTTCACATAACAGGGGTTAACAATTGGTTATAAAACGAGAGTACACAGATGTTGGTAACAAATAAtaatcagatacacacacacacacacacacacacacacacacacacacacacacacacacacacacacacagagctgttctGCCATCCCAAACACTTTAAAGTGACacagttttttcatttttttacacctctgttactatcTCTGATGCCAGATTAGCGAACTACTTACTTTGTCCCCCCACTTCATCTCTGTGGTATTTATATTGATGGCGAGGggtaacagaggtgtaacagtGCCATCTTGGACAGGCAATATAAAAGGGGCTACTGTGTGTACCTGGGCAGGGATTCTCCCAGAGGCTCAGCTCCTGACAAGATAAGTATGCAGGGGAGGGCCTCCAGTTCTAGGTAGGTCCGAGGAACCCAGTCAGCCTCCTGGATCTTCAGCCATGTCTGCAGTATATAAACACAAACGCAAGCTCAGAAACCCCAAAGTTTTCACTGTCATTATTGTCATCTACTTGTTAGAGCATCTATCTTAAAAACAATGTATCCTCACAAACTATAAACACAAATTGGACTGAGCCTCTTGGTTCCAATAGAGAAATAtatgcagaaatgcaaaagacctgcattctttctaataTCCAGCAGGGGAAGACTCCCTGGTTGGAAAAGGAAGTAGCATTGTAAGAAAACCGATGAGATAATGATTGTGCTTCTTATCTGATTCATAAGCTTGTTAAAAAACTTGTGAGTCTGTGGTTTGCTAGGGTTAAATCTTCCTCAATACAGcattctttattttatgaatAATGGTCCTTTTCCAAATGAACCTAGCAAAAAGTCATGTTTATTATAGGGTATGGCAAGATGAAATTGACAACAATGCATATCCACTCTGCCATCATAATATGGTCACCTCAAGCAAAAACCAAGAGGGTGGCAGCAAAATGCTAAAAtcaaggcttcaaaaaaggGGTTTACTAATGGGTAATGTCATGACGCATACATCTATTTCATATACACAGTCTATCTATGTCTATCCAGTACTCCATGCTAGAATACACCTCTATCCCACCTTGATCTGGTCAGTGAAGTTCTGTCCAATAGTCAGAGCTTGGTTTGGATTCCCCATGATGATTTCAAAACTCTCCTCCAGACCAAGCTGCCTCCTAACTCTGGACAGCCGTCTGTGGGCCCACGCTGCCAGAGCCAGCGAGGGTATCCGCAGCAGGACCATGTGGCCATGGTGGGCGGGACATTGCTGGGCAGCAGTGAGCAGTGATTGTACAATCTCTAGGGTCTCTACAGACGTGTGTTTGTGGAGATTGTGGGAGCCGCTGATTCTGCCAGATACAGCCATCAGAGCTACACAGTAGTGTTGGATCAATACTGTAGTCCGGATCACAGCACTGTGCAGCTTTGGGAACCTGGGGGAAAGAGATATACAGCTCTCATTTCTCTGTGAGCTTGCAAAAAATGCAAACTTGATTTAGAAGCAAGGATTAAGCATGTGTGCATTAGAGTTACCTCTCTTCCAGAGCAGATGCCATACTTTCAAAGGAGGAATCACAACGCATCAGAGGCAGGCTGCTGCCTGAACGCGTTGACTCTAAAAGCTCTGACACACCAAAGTACCTCGTCCTCTCATGGTACAAGTCCACATCCTACACACAGATACAAGCAATTGAATCGAGTGTGAACTTCATTTCAATAGCAATGAGTGTAAGTTTAATACAAAGTGTGTACGGTCTTACATTACTGAACGCAGAGGGCCAGTGGATCTCGTTGTAAGGGCTGATGCGAGTATACTGCGTCTGCAGGGCGAAGGGGAAAGAAGTGACGTGGAGAATAAGGATGTTTGGAGCATCTCGGACCTGTCTGGAGTTTAACAGCTGGTCCACCAGACCCAAACTACTGTCTGAGCTACTGCAGGATTCACTGAATGAGAGAAACAGATAAAGACAAAGTAGAAAGAAAGATCAAACACACTTTACTTGTCTGCCACTGCTCTCATTAGACCACAATATTTCACTGGTGTAACATACAAAGTGAACACACTAATTATTTTGCatcacatttgattttttttccctctttctttttctcacacacacatgttaatgTCCCGGTGGGCATGGTCATGGACCAGGATGTAAAGCGTGTAGGAGTTCCTATGTGCTTCCTGAATGAGGTTGTCAATTCGTGTCTGAGCGCTCTGATCCATCTTGACCACATAACGCTCAGCCTCCTGCTGAGACAAACACTCCTGGTCTAAACCCCCCCGCTCCTGAAGGACACCtgagtaaaacaaagaaaaaacaattgttgtacagtttaatataaaaacagatcATGTAAGAGGTGCAAACATAAAACCAAAAGATGTTTCTAATCACTCTTCATTAAAGACAATAATGGATAAAAACAATTGCTGACAAGAAACGAGTCATATTACAAACCAGAGCTCCAGAGGTGAAGAACTGTCTGCTGAAATGTGACCTCAGAGGGCGGGACTAGGATGAGGAAGCTGACCCTGTCAAACGAGCCGAGGTCCAGGTTCTGAGTGCTGGAGTCGGCTATCGCACAAACATGGGACAGGAGCTTTCTGGCAACTGCAAGCTGGATGGGACGAACCTCACGCCAATCTACAGAGTATtctacacacacaagcacaaattCATATCAACAAACTCTTAAAAAAATACTATAATGGATCTAGTATAAAGAGTGCACACTTGCTGGCAAAAGGAGGGATCATGTCAGACAGACTTTTTCAAAGATCACTTTCACACTGTGTCTCACCTGAACAGGTGTCTTTGGGACTTGAAGCTCCCTCTTTAGTGCTCGGTGAGTCTTTTGAACCCTGTGTTTGTGACTCTTTTGGTCTCTGAACATCTTTTGGACTGTGCCTGGATTTTAGACTCTTATCTTCAGCCGACTCCTGACTACTGGACATGGGAGACTGCTCGTTACTGTCCACGGTGGCACTGTCCAGCAGGGAGTCCAAATCACCATCTGATAAACAGAAAGATGCACTTTATGTTGGTAAATTATTATAAGTATACACATTAGCAGCATTTCAGCGTGTAATTGAAAGCAGACAGTCAGACAAACCTTGTCCGAGGCAGTTGCAGTAGTGGATGAGTTCCTGGGCAACACCAGTGGAAAGTTGCTGGTTTATTTCTTTTAGTCCCTCACTGGGAGAGTACATGCTCTCTGCCAAAGCCCGACACTGGTGTTTACCTGCAAAATGTACACCAAAAAACACACCAATAAAATTGTATATATGCTTCTTGGTTCATTTTCAAGAAACTTTATTACATTcacataataaaaaacacaacccCTACCTGTGACAATCACACAGGATTGTGTTTCCTGTCCTGGTGCAGTGACAATAATTACTACATAGTTGGTGTTTTCGAGCCGTCCTTCCTTTAGCCTGCTGAACGTTTGCTGGATGCCTTGAGCCAAAGATCCAATCTGCTCGCCTACAACCGCCACGCCTTCTCCACAGGATGATGCAGCCAGCTGGGCCAGCCAAGGAAGCTGGCTAGGGGTCAGAGGTTGCTGGCTCTGGGGCGGTAATGAGAGATGCTGCGGGAGGCCAGGCAGGGTGGACAGGGTCTGGTAAAATGGTAGAAAAAGAAGAGCAGGTTTTTCATTAATTGTGAATTACCATATGCATAGAGTACAGGTAAAGGATGGCATTATAAGAGGAATACAAAAGgacaaggaaaaaaagaaaaaaattgggAAAGTTTAGAGCATTGaatctaaatataaaaaaaaaagatttctttaGTTCTTTTATTCCTTTATAAGAAATACCTACACGTCTGTAAGACACCTGTGAGGCACCCTGTCTCACCTCTATGCCATATAGTCTCCCCTGGGTGGCAGCTGTTTGAGGCTGCTGGTACTGTCTGATCTCGCTGAGGTGGGACTCCCTCCATGACCTCATGAAAATCTGCTCCAAGTCCTCAATGAGGGGCACCTGGTCTGGACCTTGGATGGTTTTATTGGGAGGATAAAAAAATGATATgaaatatgtaaaaacaaaaaaagaaagtcactAAAACTCAATTTAAAGGAActtgatgtttgtttcttttctgtcacCTGGTGGCCATTATAAGGCATAGCAATAGTATCATGGAAAGAAAATTAATATTAACTGAATTTCAGTCCCACTGAACTGTGTGTAATTACAGCATGTATTTTGGAAAAAGGATTTTCACTGACCTAGCTGAACGAGGTAGTACACCGTGAGTAGAATCTGCATCTCAGTTGACAACGGCTGGATGGGTGATGGTCCGTAGTGCTGGTAGACTCTGGGGAGCGT
This window contains:
- the greb1 gene encoding protein GREB1 — its product is MGNSYAGQLRTTRFEEVLHNSIEASLRSNTVVPRPVFSQLYLETEQPLTHDGRAENDDEDDEDGSESNSPPIPYQMKPPPEGCCTTDGFCQAGRDLRLSSLASDPFDVPTGFMLVGVKSPSLPESLLVCAVDHRFLPDERGHNALLGFSGNCMGCGEKGFRYFTEFSNHINLKLSTQPKKQKHLKYLLYRNNQGLLVQGAPVFWRGHECRIRRIASTLAEGHVTSDGQPPNITPTHPSHTAGAHVDPPVLPQIADVPPSPANGNHAVPSSITQPPLNQSGPGRPSATGPPANAGPPKKRHKGWSPESSANSLPESAVKTPPSSSTSTTIPVSSVISSGARPETAVPLSSPQGSSTPISPPELSVTIPDQLLHTCRLQPVIFKGHGPLPQLTGNVSEVLVSSLLQSCYLSSQTLPRVYQHYGPSPIQPLSTEMQILLTVYYLVQLGPDQVPLIEDLEQIFMRSWRESHLSEIRQYQQPQTAATQGRLYGIETLSTLPGLPQHLSLPPQSQQPLTPSQLPWLAQLAASSCGEGVAVVGEQIGSLAQGIQQTFSRLKEGRLENTNYVVIIVTAPGQETQSCVIVTGKHQCRALAESMYSPSEGLKEINQQLSTGVAQELIHYCNCLGQDGDLDSLLDSATVDSNEQSPMSSSQESAEDKSLKSRHSPKDVQRPKESQTQGSKDSPSTKEGASSPKDTCSEYSVDWREVRPIQLAVARKLLSHVCAIADSSTQNLDLGSFDRVSFLILVPPSEVTFQQTVLHLWSSGVLQERGGLDQECLSQQEAERYVVKMDQSAQTRIDNLIQEAHRNSYTLYILVHDHAHRDINIESCSSSDSSLGLVDQLLNSRQVRDAPNILILHVTSFPFALQTQYTRISPYNEIHWPSAFSNDVDLYHERTRYFGVSELLESTRSGSSLPLMRCDSSFESMASALEERFPKLHSAVIRTTVLIQHYCVALMAVSGRISGSHNLHKHTSVETLEIVQSLLTAAQQCPAHHGHMVLLRIPSLALAAWAHRRLSRVRRQLGLEESFEIIMGNPNQALTIGQNFTDQIKTWLKIQEADWVPRTYLELEALPCILILSGAEPLGESLPRSLKYCDLRVISCSYLQRTTLEQELGLAAYLVKAESRPPHNPGPGSDQLESDAEKLSSTDNEEEEGQENGDSPLSSSQQLRSGPDSGGSDPFPAQSTTSPNVQKRTPDTIKSPSPSQTQNQPQPLSQSLLCPQPALHHQTLPQVQGHSQPQFQGQNQSLAQPNSQHYNQTSSQHQSLSNMQVPHTQPQILPPAQSRRQHSKSTSSGSLSPRASSPHLSCSWARGVSRPPSVLLPRALYDIITASDSSGLPRCTTFLPHMSVAWASSFRPLLSKMMTCTEQSLYYRQWTVPRSYHMDCSNRTEGRSDNFHPRRLLLSGPPQVGKTGAYLHFLGTLSRMLIRLMEVDIYDEEDINYSAQAEGVQYHPPNSRWPNPDIMKTIHFNYTIHDPKYDDISSVYCPEYKPSAKGNPMRQEDVYIRRRTSRIKLSKYAAYNTYHHCEQCHQYLGFNPRYQMYESTLHAFTFTHLLLGEEIQLYFIIPKSKEHYFSFSNPGGQLESMRLPLTSDWSPDCIKSPIFTPTTGRHEHGLFNLYHAMDGASHLHILVVKEYEMAVYKKYWPNHIMLVLPTVFNGAGIGAAHFLIKELSYHNLELERSRRLEGGGPAGDVWPFIILADDSCVMWNAVDLDTRSGAVEHAVSLKQVLQHMEACPDLVQYGLCGIRKWSSRGLTGNPRREPFSRGHLHDFLLLNVDRSQNVQYDQNRFTCHDVDFTLRLHSAGLLVCRFNSFSVMKKQIAIGGYRTFIIKTKMTDVPTSVGPSQYVCAPDSKHLFLATPAQLLLEKYLQHTSQKLFPLSTKNYAHPVLSVDCYLNLGPEVTVCFVSSRPHSVNISTTGLLFSGLLLCFADSFVTAGFLKKFTFLQGATLCVIGADRSSLRQTVGRLELEEEWRFRLSDEFQTANAKEDRPLFFLTGKHI